Below is a genomic region from Desulfatiglans sp..
CAACTGACACACCAACTCCATGAAGACCCCCTGAAACCTTATAGCTTTTATTATCAAATTTACCGCCTGCATGCAGTTTGGTCATAACAACTTCAAGGGCAGGAACCCCCTCTGTTTTATGCATCTCAACAGGAATGCCTCTTCCATTATCAAATACACTTATACTGCCATCAGTAAGAACCTTTATATCTATAAAATCGCAATATCCGCCCATTGCCTCATCTATACTGTTGTCAACAATCTCCCACACAAGGTGGTGCAACCCTTCAAATGAGGTGTTACCTATATACATGGCCGGTCTTTTTCTTACGGCAGACAGGCCCTCAAGGACCTTTATGTCCTCAGCACCATAATTAATCTCTTTTTTTTCCATTTAAATCCTCATAGGCATAATCAGACCGAGAAAGCCTTTATCATCCTCTCCCCGTAACATGCATGGACTTGAATTATCATTAAAACATATTACCACATTTTCGCTCTCCATAGACTGAAGCACATCAACAAAATATTTTGAATTAAAACCCATCTCCACCATTTCGCCAGGGTATTCTATCTTGATGTGATCTTTAACATCTCCCAGATCCGGGTTTATTGAGACAAGTTCCATAATATTATTCTGGAGTGTTATCTGCACACCTTTGGAGCTCTCACTGTTTAAGATCATCATTCTCCTCATTCCATCAAGAAGATCGTTCCTTTTTATGGATACACTGTTTTTTAATTCTATGGATATAACCTCCCTGTAATCAGGAAACTTGCTTTCAAGGAGCCTTATTACTACAAGAGAGTTTTCATTTTTCGCCACACAGTTATTTTCTTTAAAACCAATGCTGACTTTTTCACCTTCAGATGCAAGCTTATTAAGTTCAAGCAACCCTTTCTTAGGCACCATTACACCTTTATCCATATTTATCTTATCTAGATTAGCTATCTGTTTATCTGACAGTGAAAGGCGGTGCCCGTCAGTTGATACCATCCTTAAAAAATTGGTATCATCTATTATGATTCTTTCAGTATATACACCTGAAAGTTTATAGCCTGCCTCTTCAAGCGTAATTGCATATATGGTTTTGTTTATCATGTCAGCAAGGGCAGTACATTCCATCTCAACCATATCAACATCCTCAGGCTCGACAAAGACAGGGTATTCCTCTGCTGATATACTGGCCAGGTTATACTGTGTTTTATCATCAGAGATGAATACAAAGTTATTCTCCTTTTCTTTTATAGATATATCATTACTTTTACTCTCTTTTAGAATTTCAAAAAGCGTTCTACCTTTAACAGTTATACTTCCTGCAGTAATGACATTTGCCTCTATATTCTGCTGCATGCTTATCTCAAGGTCTGTAGCAGAAATTTTAACTGATCTATCATCAGCAGAAATAAGTATATATGATAGAATAGGCATGTTGCTTCTTTTCTCTAATATGCTTTGCACCTTTGATACCGATTTAAAAAGGGAGTCTCTGTTTACCTTTATTTCCATGCCTTCCTCCTTTTAATATTTTATAAATAATAAATTAATAGTAATAATAAGCCCTGTTGTATTGTTTAAAAATCATGTAAATCTTTATTATCATATAAATTTTTTTAGAATGATTTTTCTGAAATAATCTGACTTTTAAAAATGTAAGTTTAAAAAAATCCTCTAAATAAAATTTATGTTTAAAAACTATTAAAAAAAATCAATAAATGTTTAAAGAATGTTTGCAATTAAAAATTATGTTAATAGATTTTTAATATTGTTGATATCTTTACCCACCTCTTTATTTTTTTTAATCGATTGCTCTATCTTTTTTGTCGCATAGATCACACTTGAGTGATCTCTGTCACCAAAAAAATAACCTATCTCCTTGTACGAGAGGTCTGTTAAATTTCTTGCCATATACATGGCAAGATGCCTCGGATATGTGTATATAGTTCTCTTTTTTTCAGATAAAATATCAGTTGTGGAAATATTGAAATACCCTGCTATCACTGACTGTATCTCTTCAATGCCTATATTTATATCGTACCTGTCCTTTATAATAGATTTTACAAGTGAAAGGTTTAATTTACCTTTGTTTAATGAATAATATGTCTCAATACGGATGATATTTTTTATAATTTTTTTTATATCATCATTTGATTTTATTAAGAAAATAAAAATATCATCCGCAACAGGAAGATTTTTATTTTTAATAATTGTCTTAAGTATTTTTGATTTTGTTTTTACATCTGTTTCTTTTATCT
It encodes:
- the dnaN gene encoding DNA polymerase III subunit beta, giving the protein MEIKVNRDSLFKSVSKVQSILEKRSNMPILSYILISADDRSVKISATDLEISMQQNIEANVITAGSITVKGRTLFEILKESKSNDISIKEKENNFVFISDDKTQYNLASISAEEYPVFVEPEDVDMVEMECTALADMINKTIYAITLEEAGYKLSGVYTERIIIDDTNFLRMVSTDGHRLSLSDKQIANLDKINMDKGVMVPKKGLLELNKLASEGEKVSIGFKENNCVAKNENSLVVIRLLESKFPDYREVISIELKNSVSIKRNDLLDGMRRMMILNSESSKGVQITLQNNIMELVSINPDLGDVKDHIKIEYPGEMVEMGFNSKYFVDVLQSMESENVVICFNDNSSPCMLRGEDDKGFLGLIMPMRI